From a single Calonectris borealis chromosome 19, bCalBor7.hap1.2, whole genome shotgun sequence genomic region:
- the NUP88 gene encoding nuclear pore complex protein Nup88 isoform X1 — translation MAAEWGPAEQWRAALPQHAVLSRLRDRAPSPAARPPLFRNLLFGLDGDLFLWDGERSALHTIGLRRLGGPDAAGLSRYQTLICINPPLFEVYQMLLSPTQHHVALIGTKGLMVLELPKRWGKNSEFEGGKSTVNCSTIPIAERFFFTSSTSLTLKHAAWYPCETLEPHIVLLTSDNTIRFYSLKVPQTPVKVIALSDTEEETLTIKKGRAYTASLGETAVAFDFGPLVPVPKNILGQRGSEDVLAYPLYILYENGETFLTYISLLQSAGNLGKLLGPLPMHPAAEDNYGYDACAVLCLPCVPNILVIATESGMLYHCVVLDGEEDDEQSEKSWDPRSDLIPSLYVFECVELELALKLASGDEEEPLESDFSCPIKLHRDPKCPSRYHCTHEAGVHSVGLTWINKLHKFLGSDEEDKDSLQELGAEQKCFVEHILCTKPLPCRQPAPIRGFWIVSDILGSTMICITNTYECITRPLLSTVHPASPPLLCTREDKDVAVSPLRILAESQHSFEKHIRSILQRSAANPLLLKSADKDAAPPPEECLQLLSRATQVFREEYILKQDLAKEEIQQRVKLLWGQKKKQLEDLNYCREERKSLREMAERLADKYEEAKEKQEDIMNRMKKVLRSFHSQLPVLSDNEKDMKKELQTIHDQLQHLSNAIRQVKMKKEYQQKKMEKGTSPRKPSITLSAYQSKCIQTVLKEEGEHIREMVKQINDIRSHVNF, via the exons ATGGCGGCCGAGTGGGGCCCGGCGGAGCAGTGGCGTGCGGCCCTTCCGCAGCACGCCGTGCTGAGCCGCCTCCGCGAtcgcgccccctcccccgccgcgcgGCCGCCGCTCTTCCGCAACCTCCTCTTCGGCCTCGACGGCGACCTCTTCCTCTGGGACGGCGAGCGCAGCGCCCTCCACACCATCGGCCTCCGCCGCCTCGGCGGGCCCGACGCCGCCGGGCTCAGCCGCTACCAG ACCCTTATCTGCATAAACCCACCCCTTTTTGAGGTTTATCAGATGCTGTTAAGCCCCACGCAGCATCATGTGGCGCTCATCGGTACGAAGGGGCTCATGGTGCTGGAGCTGCCAAAACGCTGGGGGAAGAACTCAGAGTTTGAAGGTGGGAAATCCACGGTGAACTGTAG tACTATTCCTATTGCGGAAAGGTTCTTCTTCACAAGCTCGACATCTCTGACTTTAAAGCATGCTGCCTGGTATCCCTGTGAGACGTTAGAGCCCCATATTGTGCTCTTGACTTCAGATAACACTATAAG GTTTTACAGTCTGAAGGTGCCTCAGACACCTGTCAAAGTGATTGCTCTTTCAGACACTGAGGAGGAGACTCTTACAATCAAAAAAGG GAGAGCCTATACAGCATCGCTGGGAGAGACCGCGGTGGCATTTGACTTCGGCCCGCTAGTGCCGGTCCCAAAGAACATTCTTGGACAGCGAGGGAGTGAAGACGTGTTGGCCTACCCGCTttacattttatatgaaaatggAGAGACATTCCTCACATATATCAGCCTGCTACAGAG CGCTGGAAATCTTGGCAAGCTGCTTGGCCCCCTGCCCATGCACCCTGCTGCAGAAGATAACTACGGCTACGACGCCTGTGCTGTCCTTTGCCTGCCTTGTGTTCCAAACATCCTGGTGATTGCCACCGAGTCGGGAATGCTTTATCACTGCGTGGTGCTGGATGGGGAAGAGGATGATGAGCAG TCAGAAAAGTCGTGGGACCCAAGATCTGATCTTATTCCTTCCCTGTACGTGTTTGAATGTGTTGAGCTGGAACTTGCACTGAAACTGGCATCAGGAGATGAAGAAGAGCCTTTGGAGTCTGACTTCTCTTGCCCAATCAAGTTGCATCGAG ATCCGAAATGTCCCTCTCGATACCACTGCACACACGAAGCTGGTGTCCATAGTGTGGGGTTGACGTGGATCAATAAACTGCACAAATTCCTTGGTTCAG ATGAagaagacaaagacagtttaCAAGAGTTGGGAGCAGAACAGAAGTGCTTTGTTGAACATATTCTTTGTACAAAACCATTGCCATGCAG gcAACCTGCTCCAATTAGAGGATTTTGGATCGTTTCTGACATCCTGGGGTCCACAATGATCTGCATCACAAACACCTACGAGTGTATTACAAGGCCTCTCTT AAGTACAGTCCATCCTGCATCCCCTCCCCTGCTGTGTACCAGAGAAGACAAAGATGTTGCTGTTTCCCCTCTCCGTATCCTGGCCGAGTCACAGCATTCATTTGAGAAGCATATCCGAAGCATCCTGCAGCGCAGTGCTGCCAATCCCTTGCTTCTGAA GTCTGCTGATAAAGATGCCGCTCCTCCCCCTGAAGAATGCCTTCAGCTTCTTAGCAGAGCCACACAAGTGTTCAGAGAGGAATATATACTGAAACAAGATCTGGCAAAAGAGGAAATTCAGCAGag AGTGAAGCTGCTGTGGggacaaaagaagaaacaactgGAAGATCTTAATTACTGTCGAGAGGAAAG GAAAAGTTTGCGGGAAATGGCTGAGCGCTTGGCCGACAAATACGAGGAAGCCAAAGAGAAGCAAGAAGATATTATGAACAG GATGAAGAAAGTACTTCGGAGTTTCCACTCTCAGCTTCCTGTTCTGTCAGACAATGAAAAAGATATGAAGAAAGAATTGCAGACAATACATGACCAGCTGCAGCACTTGAGCAATGCTATCAGACAG gttaaaatgaaaaaggaatacCAGCAGAAAAAGATGGAGAAGGGTACCAGCCCCCGAAAACCCAGCATCACCCTCAGTGCCTACCAGAGCAAGTGCATCCAAACCGTCCTGAAAGAAGA ggGAGAACACATAAGGGAAATGGTAAAACAGATCAATGACATCAGAAGCCATGTGAACTTCTAA
- the NUP88 gene encoding nuclear pore complex protein Nup88 isoform X2 has protein sequence MAAEWGPAEQWRAALPQHAVLSRLRDRAPSPAARPPLFRNLLFGLDGDLFLWDGERSALHTIGLRRLGGPDAAGLSRYQTLICINPPLFEVYQMLLSPTQHHVALIGTKGLMVLELPKRWGKNSEFEGGKSTVNCSTIPIAERFFFTSSTSLTLKHAAWYPCETLEPHIVLLTSDNTIRFYSLKVPQTPVKVIALSDTEEETLTIKKGRAYTASLGETAVAFDFGPLVPVPKNILGQRGSEDVLAYPLYILYENGETFLTYISLLQSAGNLGKLLGPLPMHPAAEDNYGYDACAVLCLPCVPNILVIATESGMLYHCVVLDGEEDDEQSEKSWDPRSDLIPSLYVFECVELELALKLASGDEEEPLESDFSCPIKLHRDPKCPSRYHCTHEAGVHSVGLTWINKLHKFLGSDEEDKDSLQELGAEQKCFVEHILCTKPLPCRQPAPIRGFWIVSDILGSTMICITNTYECITRPLLSTVHPASPPLLCTREDKDVAVSPLRILAESQHSFEKHIRSILQRSAANPLLLKSADKDAAPPPEECLQLLSRATQVFREEYILKQDLAKEEIQQRKSLREMAERLADKYEEAKEKQEDIMNRMKKVLRSFHSQLPVLSDNEKDMKKELQTIHDQLQHLSNAIRQVKMKKEYQQKKMEKGTSPRKPSITLSAYQSKCIQTVLKEEGEHIREMVKQINDIRSHVNF, from the exons ATGGCGGCCGAGTGGGGCCCGGCGGAGCAGTGGCGTGCGGCCCTTCCGCAGCACGCCGTGCTGAGCCGCCTCCGCGAtcgcgccccctcccccgccgcgcgGCCGCCGCTCTTCCGCAACCTCCTCTTCGGCCTCGACGGCGACCTCTTCCTCTGGGACGGCGAGCGCAGCGCCCTCCACACCATCGGCCTCCGCCGCCTCGGCGGGCCCGACGCCGCCGGGCTCAGCCGCTACCAG ACCCTTATCTGCATAAACCCACCCCTTTTTGAGGTTTATCAGATGCTGTTAAGCCCCACGCAGCATCATGTGGCGCTCATCGGTACGAAGGGGCTCATGGTGCTGGAGCTGCCAAAACGCTGGGGGAAGAACTCAGAGTTTGAAGGTGGGAAATCCACGGTGAACTGTAG tACTATTCCTATTGCGGAAAGGTTCTTCTTCACAAGCTCGACATCTCTGACTTTAAAGCATGCTGCCTGGTATCCCTGTGAGACGTTAGAGCCCCATATTGTGCTCTTGACTTCAGATAACACTATAAG GTTTTACAGTCTGAAGGTGCCTCAGACACCTGTCAAAGTGATTGCTCTTTCAGACACTGAGGAGGAGACTCTTACAATCAAAAAAGG GAGAGCCTATACAGCATCGCTGGGAGAGACCGCGGTGGCATTTGACTTCGGCCCGCTAGTGCCGGTCCCAAAGAACATTCTTGGACAGCGAGGGAGTGAAGACGTGTTGGCCTACCCGCTttacattttatatgaaaatggAGAGACATTCCTCACATATATCAGCCTGCTACAGAG CGCTGGAAATCTTGGCAAGCTGCTTGGCCCCCTGCCCATGCACCCTGCTGCAGAAGATAACTACGGCTACGACGCCTGTGCTGTCCTTTGCCTGCCTTGTGTTCCAAACATCCTGGTGATTGCCACCGAGTCGGGAATGCTTTATCACTGCGTGGTGCTGGATGGGGAAGAGGATGATGAGCAG TCAGAAAAGTCGTGGGACCCAAGATCTGATCTTATTCCTTCCCTGTACGTGTTTGAATGTGTTGAGCTGGAACTTGCACTGAAACTGGCATCAGGAGATGAAGAAGAGCCTTTGGAGTCTGACTTCTCTTGCCCAATCAAGTTGCATCGAG ATCCGAAATGTCCCTCTCGATACCACTGCACACACGAAGCTGGTGTCCATAGTGTGGGGTTGACGTGGATCAATAAACTGCACAAATTCCTTGGTTCAG ATGAagaagacaaagacagtttaCAAGAGTTGGGAGCAGAACAGAAGTGCTTTGTTGAACATATTCTTTGTACAAAACCATTGCCATGCAG gcAACCTGCTCCAATTAGAGGATTTTGGATCGTTTCTGACATCCTGGGGTCCACAATGATCTGCATCACAAACACCTACGAGTGTATTACAAGGCCTCTCTT AAGTACAGTCCATCCTGCATCCCCTCCCCTGCTGTGTACCAGAGAAGACAAAGATGTTGCTGTTTCCCCTCTCCGTATCCTGGCCGAGTCACAGCATTCATTTGAGAAGCATATCCGAAGCATCCTGCAGCGCAGTGCTGCCAATCCCTTGCTTCTGAA GTCTGCTGATAAAGATGCCGCTCCTCCCCCTGAAGAATGCCTTCAGCTTCTTAGCAGAGCCACACAAGTGTTCAGAGAGGAATATATACTGAAACAAGATCTGGCAAAAGAGGAAATTCAGCAGag GAAAAGTTTGCGGGAAATGGCTGAGCGCTTGGCCGACAAATACGAGGAAGCCAAAGAGAAGCAAGAAGATATTATGAACAG GATGAAGAAAGTACTTCGGAGTTTCCACTCTCAGCTTCCTGTTCTGTCAGACAATGAAAAAGATATGAAGAAAGAATTGCAGACAATACATGACCAGCTGCAGCACTTGAGCAATGCTATCAGACAG gttaaaatgaaaaaggaatacCAGCAGAAAAAGATGGAGAAGGGTACCAGCCCCCGAAAACCCAGCATCACCCTCAGTGCCTACCAGAGCAAGTGCATCCAAACCGTCCTGAAAGAAGA ggGAGAACACATAAGGGAAATGGTAAAACAGATCAATGACATCAGAAGCCATGTGAACTTCTAA
- the NUP88 gene encoding nuclear pore complex protein Nup88 isoform X3: MAAEWGPAEQWRAALPQHAVLSRLRDRAPSPAARPPLFRNLLFGLDGDLFLWDGERSALHTIGLRRLGGPDAAGLSRYQTLICINPPLFEVYQMLLSPTQHHVALIGTKGLMVLELPKRWGKNSEFEGGKSTVNCSTIPIAERFFFTSSTSLTLKHAAWYPCETLEPHIVLLTSDNTIRFYSLKVPQTPVKVIALSDTEEETLTIKKGAGNLGKLLGPLPMHPAAEDNYGYDACAVLCLPCVPNILVIATESGMLYHCVVLDGEEDDEQSEKSWDPRSDLIPSLYVFECVELELALKLASGDEEEPLESDFSCPIKLHRDPKCPSRYHCTHEAGVHSVGLTWINKLHKFLGSDEEDKDSLQELGAEQKCFVEHILCTKPLPCRQPAPIRGFWIVSDILGSTMICITNTYECITRPLLSTVHPASPPLLCTREDKDVAVSPLRILAESQHSFEKHIRSILQRSAANPLLLKSADKDAAPPPEECLQLLSRATQVFREEYILKQDLAKEEIQQRVKLLWGQKKKQLEDLNYCREERKSLREMAERLADKYEEAKEKQEDIMNRMKKVLRSFHSQLPVLSDNEKDMKKELQTIHDQLQHLSNAIRQVKMKKEYQQKKMEKGTSPRKPSITLSAYQSKCIQTVLKEEGEHIREMVKQINDIRSHVNF; encoded by the exons ATGGCGGCCGAGTGGGGCCCGGCGGAGCAGTGGCGTGCGGCCCTTCCGCAGCACGCCGTGCTGAGCCGCCTCCGCGAtcgcgccccctcccccgccgcgcgGCCGCCGCTCTTCCGCAACCTCCTCTTCGGCCTCGACGGCGACCTCTTCCTCTGGGACGGCGAGCGCAGCGCCCTCCACACCATCGGCCTCCGCCGCCTCGGCGGGCCCGACGCCGCCGGGCTCAGCCGCTACCAG ACCCTTATCTGCATAAACCCACCCCTTTTTGAGGTTTATCAGATGCTGTTAAGCCCCACGCAGCATCATGTGGCGCTCATCGGTACGAAGGGGCTCATGGTGCTGGAGCTGCCAAAACGCTGGGGGAAGAACTCAGAGTTTGAAGGTGGGAAATCCACGGTGAACTGTAG tACTATTCCTATTGCGGAAAGGTTCTTCTTCACAAGCTCGACATCTCTGACTTTAAAGCATGCTGCCTGGTATCCCTGTGAGACGTTAGAGCCCCATATTGTGCTCTTGACTTCAGATAACACTATAAG GTTTTACAGTCTGAAGGTGCCTCAGACACCTGTCAAAGTGATTGCTCTTTCAGACACTGAGGAGGAGACTCTTACAATCAAAAAAGG CGCTGGAAATCTTGGCAAGCTGCTTGGCCCCCTGCCCATGCACCCTGCTGCAGAAGATAACTACGGCTACGACGCCTGTGCTGTCCTTTGCCTGCCTTGTGTTCCAAACATCCTGGTGATTGCCACCGAGTCGGGAATGCTTTATCACTGCGTGGTGCTGGATGGGGAAGAGGATGATGAGCAG TCAGAAAAGTCGTGGGACCCAAGATCTGATCTTATTCCTTCCCTGTACGTGTTTGAATGTGTTGAGCTGGAACTTGCACTGAAACTGGCATCAGGAGATGAAGAAGAGCCTTTGGAGTCTGACTTCTCTTGCCCAATCAAGTTGCATCGAG ATCCGAAATGTCCCTCTCGATACCACTGCACACACGAAGCTGGTGTCCATAGTGTGGGGTTGACGTGGATCAATAAACTGCACAAATTCCTTGGTTCAG ATGAagaagacaaagacagtttaCAAGAGTTGGGAGCAGAACAGAAGTGCTTTGTTGAACATATTCTTTGTACAAAACCATTGCCATGCAG gcAACCTGCTCCAATTAGAGGATTTTGGATCGTTTCTGACATCCTGGGGTCCACAATGATCTGCATCACAAACACCTACGAGTGTATTACAAGGCCTCTCTT AAGTACAGTCCATCCTGCATCCCCTCCCCTGCTGTGTACCAGAGAAGACAAAGATGTTGCTGTTTCCCCTCTCCGTATCCTGGCCGAGTCACAGCATTCATTTGAGAAGCATATCCGAAGCATCCTGCAGCGCAGTGCTGCCAATCCCTTGCTTCTGAA GTCTGCTGATAAAGATGCCGCTCCTCCCCCTGAAGAATGCCTTCAGCTTCTTAGCAGAGCCACACAAGTGTTCAGAGAGGAATATATACTGAAACAAGATCTGGCAAAAGAGGAAATTCAGCAGag AGTGAAGCTGCTGTGGggacaaaagaagaaacaactgGAAGATCTTAATTACTGTCGAGAGGAAAG GAAAAGTTTGCGGGAAATGGCTGAGCGCTTGGCCGACAAATACGAGGAAGCCAAAGAGAAGCAAGAAGATATTATGAACAG GATGAAGAAAGTACTTCGGAGTTTCCACTCTCAGCTTCCTGTTCTGTCAGACAATGAAAAAGATATGAAGAAAGAATTGCAGACAATACATGACCAGCTGCAGCACTTGAGCAATGCTATCAGACAG gttaaaatgaaaaaggaatacCAGCAGAAAAAGATGGAGAAGGGTACCAGCCCCCGAAAACCCAGCATCACCCTCAGTGCCTACCAGAGCAAGTGCATCCAAACCGTCCTGAAAGAAGA ggGAGAACACATAAGGGAAATGGTAAAACAGATCAATGACATCAGAAGCCATGTGAACTTCTAA